From a single Bacillus sp. NEB1478 genomic region:
- the rpsD gene encoding 30S ribosomal protein S4, translating to MARYTGSTWKVSRRLGISLSGTGKELSKRPYAPGQHGPTQRKKISEYGLQLQEKQKLRFMYGVNERQFRRIFNDAGKMPGIHGENFMALLEARLDNVVYRLGLARTRRASRQLVNHGHITVNGKRVDIASYRLSAGDVIGVREKSRNLDVLKEAIEVNNFVPDFLTFDENKLEGTFTRLPERSELPAEITEQLIVEYYSR from the coding sequence ATGGCTCGATATACAGGTTCTACATGGAAAGTATCACGTCGTCTTGGAATCTCTCTAAGCGGTACTGGTAAAGAACTTTCTAAGCGTCCATACGCTCCAGGACAACATGGTCCAACACAACGTAAAAAAATCTCTGAATACGGTTTACAACTACAAGAGAAGCAAAAGCTTCGTTTCATGTACGGTGTAAACGAGCGTCAATTCCGCCGCATTTTCAACGATGCTGGTAAAATGCCTGGTATCCATGGTGAAAACTTCATGGCTCTATTAGAAGCTCGTTTAGATAACGTAGTTTACCGTCTTGGTCTTGCTCGCACTCGTCGTGCTTCTCGCCAATTAGTAAACCACGGTCACATCACAGTAAACGGAAAGCGTGTTGATATCGCTTCTTACCGTCTATCTGCTGGAGATGTAATCGGTGTTCGTGAAAAATCACGCAACCTTGATGTTCTTAAAGAAGCGATCGAAGTAAACAACTTCGTACCTGATTTCTTAACATTTGACGAAAACAAATTGGAAGGTACATTCACTCGCTTACCAGAGCGTTCTGAACTTCCTGCTGAGATTACTGAACAGCTAATCGTTGAGTACTACTCTCGTTAA
- the hisJ gene encoding histidinol-phosphatase HisJ produces MYYDGHVHTPFCPHGSADTFEMYIERAITLGLKGITFTEHAPLPKTFHDPAPAKDSAMAYQDLNAYFQKLHELKKEYKNQIEIKTGLEVDFIEGFEEDTHKLLREVWPEIDDAILSVHFLKLNETFYCMDFDEVVFGEMVKKSGSLSAVYQNYFNAVTLSVKHVFTNNQPLRIGHITLAKKFQQLFPVDFNYSAEMKIILDEISNRGMSLDYNGAGLAKPYCLEPYPPLWVIKEAQKRRIPLIYGSDAHTVKGLGQGFDAINASANLATPLFLNRSE; encoded by the coding sequence ATGTATTATGATGGACATGTGCATACTCCCTTTTGCCCACACGGCTCAGCAGACACATTTGAAATGTATATAGAAAGAGCTATAACTCTTGGTCTAAAAGGGATAACTTTTACTGAACATGCCCCTTTGCCCAAAACTTTCCATGATCCAGCTCCTGCCAAAGACAGTGCTATGGCATATCAAGATTTGAATGCATATTTTCAGAAACTGCACGAACTAAAAAAAGAATATAAAAACCAGATTGAAATCAAAACAGGGTTGGAAGTAGATTTTATAGAAGGATTTGAAGAGGATACGCATAAATTGCTTCGTGAAGTTTGGCCGGAAATTGATGATGCGATTCTTTCTGTTCATTTTCTTAAACTAAATGAGACTTTTTACTGCATGGATTTTGATGAAGTCGTTTTCGGCGAAATGGTTAAGAAGTCAGGCAGTCTGTCAGCCGTTTATCAAAACTACTTTAATGCTGTAACCTTGTCAGTTAAACATGTTTTTACAAACAATCAGCCTTTAAGGATTGGTCATATTACACTGGCTAAAAAGTTCCAGCAATTATTTCCAGTGGACTTTAATTATTCTGCCGAAATGAAAATCATTTTAGATGAAATTTCAAATAGAGGAATGTCATTAGACTATAATGGTGCAGGACTTGCAAAACCTTATTGTCTGGAACCTTATCCCCCTCTATGGGTGATAAAAGAAGCACAAAAAAGAAGAATCCCTCTTATATACGGGTCAGATGCCCATACCGTCAAGGGACTCGGTCAAGGTTTCGATGCAATAAATGCTTCAGCAAATTTAGCTACCCCACTTTTCTTGAATAGATCCGAATAG
- the tyrS gene encoding tyrosine--tRNA ligase has protein sequence MNILQDLEFRGLLHQVTDREGLEKELENGKVKLYCGFDPTADSLHIGNLLAILTLKRFQEAGHSPLPLVGGGTGLIGDPSGRSIERTLNEQETVVQWTEKIKSQLSKLLDFESETNPAKMVNNYEWLSQLTVIEFLRDVGKNFSINYMLAKDSVDSRLEGGISFTEFSYMILQAYDFLNLYKQEGCKLQIGGSDQWGNITAGMELIRRSGEEDKAFGLTIPLITKADGTKFGKTATGTIWLDAEKTTPYEFYQFWVNAADADVINWIKYFTFFSKEEIVQLEQSLQQAPEKREAQKALGREVTTLVHGEKAYLQAVKITEALFSGNLSELTADEIEQGFKDVPSFTVENHADLNLVDLLVEAKVSPSKRQAREDITNGAVSVNGEKVQDLSFVIDEKDRIENRFVIIRRGKKKYTLIRY, from the coding sequence ATGAACATTTTACAAGACTTGGAGTTCAGAGGGCTTCTGCATCAAGTAACAGATCGAGAAGGACTTGAAAAAGAACTTGAGAACGGAAAAGTGAAATTATACTGTGGGTTTGACCCGACAGCAGATAGTCTTCATATTGGGAACTTATTGGCGATTTTAACTTTAAAAAGATTTCAAGAAGCCGGTCATTCACCGCTTCCGCTGGTAGGTGGAGGAACAGGTCTTATTGGCGATCCGAGCGGACGTTCAATTGAAAGAACTTTAAATGAACAAGAAACGGTTGTTCAATGGACAGAAAAAATTAAAAGCCAACTTTCTAAACTTCTTGATTTTGAGTCTGAAACGAACCCGGCGAAGATGGTTAACAACTACGAGTGGCTGAGCCAGCTTACTGTTATTGAGTTTTTACGGGATGTAGGAAAAAACTTTTCCATCAATTACATGCTTGCAAAAGATTCTGTTGATTCACGATTAGAAGGCGGTATTTCTTTTACCGAATTTTCTTACATGATTCTTCAGGCCTACGATTTCTTAAACTTGTACAAACAAGAAGGATGCAAGCTTCAAATCGGCGGAAGCGATCAATGGGGTAACATTACTGCAGGGATGGAATTAATACGCCGATCTGGTGAAGAAGATAAAGCTTTCGGATTAACGATTCCTCTAATTACGAAAGCGGATGGAACAAAGTTTGGGAAGACAGCTACAGGTACTATCTGGCTTGATGCTGAGAAGACTACACCATACGAGTTCTACCAATTTTGGGTGAATGCAGCCGATGCGGATGTTATCAACTGGATAAAATACTTCACTTTCTTTTCTAAAGAAGAAATTGTGCAGCTTGAGCAATCACTTCAGCAAGCACCTGAAAAACGTGAGGCACAAAAAGCATTAGGCCGTGAAGTGACAACACTTGTTCATGGAGAAAAAGCATACCTTCAAGCAGTAAAAATTACAGAAGCGTTATTCAGCGGAAACCTTTCTGAACTAACTGCAGATGAAATCGAGCAAGGTTTCAAAGATGTTCCATCATTTACTGTAGAAAATCACGCAGATTTGAACCTAGTTGATCTTCTTGTTGAAGCGAAAGTTTCTCCTTCTAAACGCCAAGCAAGGGAAGATATCACAAATGGTGCTGTTTCTGTAAATGGAGAAAAGGTACAAGATCTTAGCTTTGTAATTGATGAAAAAGACCGTATTGAAAATCGTTTTGTTATTATTAGAAGAGGGAAGAAAAAGTACACGCTCATTAGATATTAA
- a CDS encoding cysteine desulfurase family protein gives MIYLDNSATTKPYKEVLDTFVTVSEKYFANPSSLHSKGGESENLLGQARKSIAQLLNVTPSEIVFTSGGTEGNNIAIKGIAFQHQNRGKHLITTGVEHASSYESFQFLESQGFEVTYLPVDKNGRVSIEDLKKALRTDTILVSMLHVNNETGTLQPIKEIGEVLKNHPKVFFHVDNVQGIGKVHLPIKEYGIDLCTISAHKIHGLKGTGVLYVKNGVTLSALFTGGEQEYRKRAGTENVAGIVAMAKALRIMLQEMSSKKEQLLSIKNTLITGLQSIEDVEINTPLKESAPHIINFSVKNVKPEVLIHVLDEKDIYVSTRSACSSKQGGASRILLQMGLGEKRASTALRLSTSYDNTKEEIEHVLQVLRNEISNLKKVMR, from the coding sequence ATGATTTATCTTGATAATAGTGCAACGACTAAGCCTTATAAAGAAGTGCTTGATACCTTTGTTACCGTTTCTGAAAAATATTTTGCCAATCCGTCATCTCTTCATTCAAAGGGAGGAGAGTCAGAGAATTTACTAGGACAAGCAAGGAAATCTATTGCACAGCTCCTAAATGTAACTCCATCTGAGATCGTATTTACTTCCGGAGGGACAGAAGGAAATAACATAGCCATTAAGGGAATCGCATTTCAACATCAAAACAGAGGTAAACATCTCATCACGACAGGAGTCGAGCATGCTTCATCTTATGAATCCTTTCAATTTTTAGAGAGTCAAGGTTTTGAAGTAACGTATTTGCCGGTTGATAAAAACGGCAGAGTTTCAATAGAGGACTTAAAAAAGGCATTACGCACAGATACGATTTTGGTATCGATGCTGCATGTAAATAATGAGACGGGAACATTGCAGCCTATTAAAGAGATAGGGGAAGTTTTAAAAAATCACCCTAAAGTTTTTTTTCATGTGGATAACGTCCAAGGAATTGGAAAAGTGCATCTGCCAATAAAAGAATACGGAATCGATCTTTGTACGATTTCTGCTCATAAGATACATGGTTTAAAAGGGACGGGAGTTTTATACGTAAAGAACGGTGTGACACTATCTGCATTATTTACAGGCGGTGAACAAGAATACCGTAAAAGAGCAGGTACAGAAAACGTAGCAGGAATTGTTGCTATGGCTAAAGCATTAAGAATCATGCTTCAAGAAATGAGTTCCAAAAAAGAGCAATTGCTTTCGATTAAGAACACGCTAATAACTGGCTTACAATCAATTGAAGACGTCGAAATCAATACACCTCTGAAAGAATCTGCACCCCATATTATTAATTTTTCAGTAAAAAATGTGAAGCCTGAAGTATTGATTCATGTTCTTGATGAGAAAGACATCTATGTATCAACAAGGTCAGCATGTTCGTCTAAACAAGGCGGCGCGAGCAGAATCCTGCTGCAGATGGGTCTTGGAGAAAAACGTGCTTCCACTGCGCTGCGATTAAGTACATCTTATGACAATACAAAAGAAGAGATTGAGCACGTCTTGCAAGTCTTAAGAAATGAAATATCAAATTTAAAAAAGGTAATGAGGTAA
- the thiI gene encoding tRNA uracil 4-sulfurtransferase ThiI — protein MLYDHLVVRYGELSLKGKNRRHFENQLYETVKRKLRIFDNLKISKLFDRIVIELNGQPHEPVVTALQEIFGIHSISPALRTENDLDEINKTALIALKDAMTNNGTFKVTGKRSLKTFPVNSMELNREVGGYLLRNTENITVDVHNPDVEVKVEVKDTGTYISCQTFKGAGGLPIGVGGKAMLMLSGGIDSPVAGYLTMKRGVRIEGVHFHSPPFTSERAKQKVVDLTQELTRFSGGKIKLHVVPFTAIQQIIKDKIPASYSMTIMRRVMLKITEKLAEKNNALAIANGENLGQVASQTMHSMYAINEVTNLPILRPVITMDKLEIMDISQKIGTYEISIRPYEDCCTIFLPSAPKTKPKREKAIRFEENIENLEELIEEAVQGVETIILEEGRSTETTFEELL, from the coding sequence ATGCTGTATGATCATTTAGTTGTTCGTTATGGAGAATTATCATTAAAAGGTAAGAATAGAAGACATTTTGAGAATCAGCTGTATGAAACTGTTAAACGAAAGCTTCGCATATTTGATAACTTGAAGATTTCAAAGTTATTTGATCGCATCGTTATAGAGTTGAATGGTCAACCCCATGAACCTGTAGTAACAGCGTTGCAGGAAATATTTGGTATTCACTCTATTAGTCCAGCGCTTCGTACAGAAAATGATTTAGATGAAATTAATAAAACAGCTTTGATTGCCTTGAAGGATGCGATGACAAATAACGGAACATTTAAAGTTACGGGTAAACGTTCATTAAAGACGTTTCCTGTAAATTCTATGGAGCTGAATCGTGAAGTTGGAGGATATCTTTTACGGAATACTGAGAATATTACAGTAGATGTGCATAATCCAGACGTTGAAGTAAAAGTTGAAGTGAAAGATACGGGAACATATATCAGCTGCCAAACGTTTAAGGGCGCAGGCGGTTTGCCGATTGGTGTAGGCGGGAAGGCTATGTTAATGCTTTCGGGCGGAATTGACAGCCCTGTTGCCGGTTATTTAACGATGAAACGCGGTGTTCGAATAGAGGGTGTTCATTTCCATAGTCCTCCATTTACTAGTGAACGTGCAAAACAAAAAGTTGTGGACTTAACACAGGAGCTTACTCGATTTAGCGGTGGGAAAATAAAACTGCATGTCGTACCGTTTACAGCTATTCAACAAATCATTAAAGATAAAATACCTGCCAGCTACAGCATGACAATAATGAGACGTGTGATGCTTAAGATTACTGAAAAGTTAGCAGAAAAGAACAATGCTTTAGCTATTGCAAATGGTGAGAACCTTGGTCAGGTTGCCAGTCAGACGATGCACAGCATGTATGCCATAAATGAAGTGACAAACTTGCCGATTCTTAGACCTGTAATAACGATGGATAAATTAGAAATTATGGATATATCCCAAAAAATTGGGACTTATGAAATATCTATACGGCCGTATGAGGATTGCTGCACGATATTCTTGCCATCAGCACCAAAGACAAAGCCGAAGCGAGAAAAGGCGATTAGGTTTGAAGAAAATATTGAAAACTTAGAAGAGCTGATTGAAGAAGCGGTTCAAGGAGTAGAAACCATTATCCTTGAAGAGGGCAGATCAACAGAAACGACTTTTGAGGAATTATTATAA
- a CDS encoding alpha/beta-type small acid-soluble spore protein yields the protein MANQNNQLVVPGAQQAVDQMKYEIASEFGVNLGPDSTSRANGSVGGEITKRLVAQALGGYKK from the coding sequence ATGGCAAACCAAAACAACCAATTAGTAGTACCAGGTGCTCAACAAGCTGTTGACCAAATGAAATACGAAATCGCTTCTGAATTCGGTGTAAACCTTGGACCAGATTCAACTTCTCGTGCTAACGGATCTGTAGGTGGAGAAATCACTAAGCGTCTAGTTGCTCAAGCTCTAGGTGGATACAAAAAATAA
- the ezrA gene encoding septation ring formation regulator EzrA, whose protein sequence is MIYVVIAIVTFLALILYGAMSRRKIYKEIDRLEAWKMQIMNRPLTDEISKVKGMAMIGETEEKFEMWRQEWDEMVTTRLPNLEEDLFDSEEYTDKYRFKKARTVLNDVNRSLERMDDRMKEITSEINELVTSEELNREEIVEAKEKLQETKKYYLTHIRALGQTAIIFDKELDEIKVLFETFEELTIQGSHLEARQKLVESLNRITVCKTQMEGVPELLVILQADIPGNLKDLGTGFDEMQEQGYVLHHIGIDKELESLKDLNEKALEKVLELDLESAQKDLDELTNKIDQLYEMLENEVHSKQFVIKQRAVFLSTIENLQDRIENLKQETEVVSNSYFIEQNEAEMQKKIEKLFHKLESRFMIIQESIDEKRESFSVIREMMDEMQKQMEELERSQKVYEEMLHNLRKDELDTKQSLKALRKKLLEARRMVQKSNLPGLPEHYLITIGKAEEYIIEVSKKLDEKPLEMSDVSYVLNKAHEAVDEGYEETSAMIENAILAEKLIQYGNRFRSSNQTVSIRLIEAEIAFRNYQYEDALQIAADAIERVQPGILKEMEINLKSHV, encoded by the coding sequence ATGATATACGTAGTCATTGCCATAGTTACATTCCTTGCATTGATCTTGTACGGGGCCATGTCACGGCGAAAAATTTATAAAGAGATTGACCGACTGGAAGCATGGAAAATGCAAATTATGAACCGTCCATTAACAGATGAAATTTCAAAAGTTAAAGGAATGGCGATGATCGGTGAAACGGAAGAAAAATTCGAAATGTGGCGCCAAGAGTGGGATGAAATGGTTACCACCCGTCTTCCTAATTTAGAAGAAGACCTCTTTGATTCTGAAGAGTACACAGATAAATATAGATTTAAGAAAGCTAGGACTGTGTTAAATGATGTGAACCGTTCATTAGAACGCATGGACGACAGAATGAAGGAAATCACATCTGAAATAAATGAATTAGTGACAAGCGAAGAACTAAACAGGGAAGAGATTGTCGAAGCGAAAGAAAAGCTGCAGGAGACGAAAAAATATTACCTTACTCATATTCGTGCTCTTGGTCAAACGGCAATTATTTTTGATAAGGAATTGGATGAGATCAAGGTTCTTTTTGAAACTTTTGAGGAATTGACGATTCAGGGAAGCCACTTGGAAGCACGACAGAAGCTTGTTGAGAGTTTAAACCGCATCACTGTATGTAAAACACAAATGGAAGGTGTGCCAGAGCTTCTCGTTATTTTACAAGCCGATATTCCAGGCAACTTAAAAGATTTAGGAACAGGTTTTGATGAAATGCAGGAGCAAGGTTATGTGCTGCATCATATTGGAATCGATAAAGAGCTGGAATCCCTAAAAGACTTGAACGAAAAAGCATTAGAAAAAGTGCTGGAGCTTGATTTGGAATCTGCGCAAAAAGATCTTGATGAATTGACTAATAAAATTGATCAGTTATATGAAATGCTCGAAAATGAAGTGCATTCTAAGCAATTTGTTATCAAACAGCGGGCTGTTTTTTTATCCACTATTGAAAATTTGCAGGATAGAATCGAAAATCTTAAGCAAGAAACAGAAGTCGTATCAAACAGCTACTTTATTGAACAAAATGAAGCTGAAATGCAAAAGAAAATTGAAAAGCTCTTCCATAAGCTTGAAAGCAGATTTATGATCATTCAAGAATCAATCGATGAAAAGAGAGAATCTTTCTCGGTGATCCGAGAGATGATGGATGAAATGCAAAAGCAAATGGAAGAATTGGAAAGATCCCAGAAGGTATACGAAGAAATGCTGCATAATCTTAGAAAAGATGAATTAGATACGAAACAAAGCTTAAAAGCCCTAAGGAAAAAACTTTTAGAAGCAAGACGTATGGTGCAAAAAAGCAATCTTCCTGGTCTGCCTGAACATTATTTGATTACCATTGGAAAAGCAGAAGAATATATCATTGAAGTATCTAAAAAGCTAGATGAGAAGCCTTTAGAAATGTCTGATGTTTCATATGTTTTGAACAAGGCACACGAAGCCGTTGATGAAGGTTATGAAGAAACTTCAGCAATGATAGAAAACGCGATATTAGCTGAAAAGCTTATCCAGTACGGAAATAGATTCAGAAGTTCAAATCAAACTGTTTCAATCCGATTAATTGAAGCGGAAATCGCTTTTAGAAATTACCAGTATGAAGATGCACTGCAAATTGCGGCAGACGCAATTGAACGAGTTCAGCCTGGTATACTTAAAGAGATGGAAATCAATTTAAAATCACATGTATAA
- the refZ gene encoding forespore capture DNA-binding protein RefZ, producing the protein MKADPVVTKLKIAEAAISLFTSQGYKGTTVRQIAKKANVNVALISYHYGGKKGLLEKLITSFFEGYIRKVEIVYHTSNSSTVKGSFIELVEELLYFQQTNLPLARFVYREMTLDSTLVRELMSTYLLKEKYFFQTLFEKGMKKKEFKKQSVDFLTLQFKDMMMMPFLHPQYLTEVFHIATEGEHFIKSYRKWMLNWFDKFVCQAERKNSLLSAVHTPLFGSIQEKWGS; encoded by the coding sequence ATGAAGGCAGATCCGGTTGTAACAAAATTGAAAATTGCTGAAGCGGCCATTTCTCTGTTTACTAGCCAAGGATACAAAGGAACGACTGTAAGACAAATCGCAAAAAAGGCGAATGTGAACGTTGCCCTTATTTCCTATCATTATGGCGGGAAGAAGGGACTTTTAGAAAAGTTAATCACATCTTTTTTTGAAGGTTACATTAGAAAGGTGGAAATTGTTTATCATACTTCCAATTCTTCTACTGTTAAAGGAAGCTTTATAGAACTAGTGGAAGAATTATTATACTTTCAACAAACAAATCTCCCGCTTGCCCGATTTGTTTACCGTGAAATGACGTTGGATTCTACTTTAGTAAGAGAGTTAATGTCCACGTATCTGTTAAAAGAAAAATATTTCTTTCAAACATTGTTCGAAAAAGGAATGAAAAAGAAAGAGTTTAAAAAACAGTCTGTTGATTTTTTAACGCTTCAATTTAAAGATATGATGATGATGCCGTTTTTGCATCCTCAATACTTGACCGAGGTTTTTCACATCGCAACAGAGGGTGAACATTTCATTAAGTCTTACCGAAAATGGATGTTAAACTGGTTTGACAAATTTGTTTGTCAAGCAGAGAGAAAAAATTCTCTCCTCTCCGCTGTCCATACGCCTCTATTCGGATCTATTCAAGAAAAGTGGGGTAGCTAA
- a CDS encoding GAF domain-containing protein → MFTAEKYSTDRNEAYSLLNKQLHALLEGETNSTANLANASALLNQFLDQVNWVGFYSFDEETNQLVLGPFQGLPACVRIPLGRGVCGTAAQNQETLVVKDVHEFPGHIACDAASQSEIVVPLVKEGKLLGVLDIDSPEKERFDEVDRENLEKFAAILLQFI, encoded by the coding sequence ATGTTTACAGCAGAAAAATACAGCACAGACAGAAACGAAGCTTATTCCCTTTTAAATAAACAATTGCACGCTCTGCTAGAAGGAGAAACAAATAGTACAGCAAATTTAGCCAACGCTTCCGCATTGTTAAATCAATTTTTGGATCAGGTAAATTGGGTAGGATTTTATTCGTTTGATGAAGAAACAAACCAGCTTGTGTTAGGTCCATTCCAAGGATTGCCAGCGTGTGTAAGAATTCCGCTTGGCAGAGGGGTTTGTGGAACTGCAGCACAAAATCAAGAAACACTTGTTGTTAAAGACGTGCATGAATTCCCTGGTCATATTGCCTGTGATGCCGCTTCACAATCAGAGATTGTTGTACCGCTTGTTAAAGAGGGCAAATTGCTTGGAGTGCTGGATATTGATAGTCCTGAGAAAGAACGTTTTGACGAAGTGGACCGAGAGAACTTAGAGAAGTTTGCGGCTATTCTGCTTCAATTTATTTAA
- the megL gene encoding methionine gamma-lyase → MDTKRFETEVIHKGYHALQHHGSLSPPIFQTSTFVFENAETGAKRFAGEEDGFIYSRLSNPTVAMLEERIASMENGEKGLAFGSGMAAVSAILLGLTKTGDHVLCSEGVYGCTFGLLNLMEEKYHITHNFHPMNDEDSLRTAITDHTTVIYVESPINPTMKLVDLEMISRVAKEFKIPVVVDNTFCSPYLQRPLDIGCDVVIHSATKYLCGHGDVIGGLAVGKKELMGHLAMTTQKDIGGVMSPFDAWLLLRGIKTLPVRMDRHCDNAGKIAALLKEHPAVETVLFPGDEDFPQYELAKKQMSNAGGLISFEIKGNKETAQKFMNSLELVKIAVSLGDAETLIQHPSTMTHAVVPEENRIQMGISDRLLRLSVGLEAWEDIWADLEKSLNKL, encoded by the coding sequence ATGGATACAAAACGCTTTGAAACAGAAGTTATTCACAAGGGGTATCATGCACTTCAGCATCATGGAAGTTTATCACCCCCTATTTTTCAAACATCCACGTTTGTTTTTGAAAATGCAGAAACTGGAGCTAAACGATTTGCTGGGGAAGAAGACGGATTTATTTATTCAAGACTAAGCAATCCAACTGTAGCCATGCTCGAGGAACGAATCGCATCGATGGAAAATGGAGAAAAGGGGCTTGCTTTTGGTTCAGGGATGGCTGCTGTCTCGGCAATACTGCTTGGACTGACGAAAACAGGGGATCATGTTCTCTGTTCTGAAGGGGTGTATGGCTGTACATTTGGACTTTTGAATTTAATGGAAGAAAAGTATCATATCACTCATAACTTCCATCCAATGAATGATGAGGATTCCTTGCGAACAGCAATAACGGATCATACTACCGTTATTTATGTAGAATCACCTATCAATCCAACGATGAAACTCGTTGATTTAGAAATGATAAGCAGAGTGGCAAAAGAATTTAAAATCCCAGTCGTTGTTGATAACACATTCTGTTCTCCTTATCTCCAGCGACCTCTCGATATAGGTTGTGATGTTGTTATTCATAGTGCAACAAAATATTTATGCGGCCATGGTGATGTAATCGGCGGTCTTGCTGTCGGAAAAAAAGAGCTGATGGGCCATTTGGCGATGACTACCCAAAAGGATATTGGCGGGGTTATGTCACCTTTTGATGCTTGGTTATTATTAAGGGGAATTAAAACATTGCCCGTACGCATGGACCGTCATTGTGATAATGCTGGTAAAATTGCAGCACTGTTAAAGGAACATCCTGCAGTTGAAACAGTTTTGTTCCCTGGTGATGAGGATTTTCCTCAATATGAACTTGCAAAGAAGCAGATGAGCAATGCTGGGGGATTAATCAGCTTTGAAATCAAAGGGAACAAAGAAACGGCTCAGAAGTTCATGAATTCACTGGAGTTAGTTAAAATTGCAGTTAGTTTAGGAGATGCTGAAACGCTTATACAGCACCCGAGTACAATGACGCATGCAGTAGTTCCTGAAGAAAATAGAATTCAGATGGGAATCAGTGATCGTCTATTGCGATTATCAGTCGGTTTAGAAGCGTGGGAAGACATTTGGGCTGATTTAGAAAAGTCATTGAACAAATTATAA